From a region of the uncultured Draconibacterium sp. genome:
- a CDS encoding MBL fold metallo-hydrolase, which translates to MLTISILTDNAAGGQFLAEHGLSYLIEIDNEKILFDSGHSDVFLKNAAKLNINIEKEVKTVVLSHGHWDHGNGLKFLKDKTLITHSDSFSQRYRKADHTTVGLELTRNEIEKQFTLKESKNSVQLSENLFFLGEIPRSNDFESQSTSFEFTDGSDDFIPDDSALVAIVNNELIVITGCSHSGICNICEHAKKVSKVDKIKAVIGGFHLKRQDNQTLKTVEYFKQNKVEKLLPSHCTALPALALFHSTFKTEQVKTGMVFRF; encoded by the coding sequence ATGCTAACAATCTCTATTTTAACAGATAATGCTGCCGGCGGGCAATTTCTGGCAGAACACGGACTCTCCTACCTAATTGAAATCGATAATGAAAAGATTTTATTCGATTCCGGTCATTCTGATGTTTTTCTAAAAAATGCAGCAAAGCTAAATATCAACATTGAAAAAGAGGTAAAAACTGTGGTTTTGAGCCATGGACATTGGGACCATGGAAATGGATTAAAATTTTTGAAAGACAAAACATTAATCACTCATTCGGACAGTTTTTCCCAACGATACCGAAAAGCCGACCACACTACTGTTGGATTGGAACTCACCAGAAATGAAATTGAAAAACAGTTTACATTAAAGGAAAGCAAAAACTCAGTTCAACTTTCAGAGAACCTGTTCTTTTTAGGAGAAATTCCAAGAAGTAATGATTTTGAAAGCCAGTCAACAAGCTTTGAATTTACTGATGGTTCCGATGATTTTATACCTGACGATTCGGCATTAGTTGCAATTGTAAATAATGAACTGATAGTAATTACCGGCTGCTCGCATTCCGGTATTTGTAATATTTGTGAACATGCCAAGAAGGTTTCTAAAGTTGATAAGATAAAAGCTGTAATCGGTGGTTTTCATTTGAAAAGACAAGACAACCAAACGTTAAAAACCGTAGAATATTTTAAGCAAAATAAAGTTGAAAAGCTTTTACCATCGCACTGTACAGCACTTCCGGCACTGGCATTATTTCATTCAACTTTTAAAACAGAGCAGGTAAAAACAGGAATGGTCTTTAGATTTTAG
- a CDS encoding 4Fe-4S binding protein produces the protein MKEITILSGKGGAGKTSIAAALASLAQNAVFCDNDVDAADLHLILKPEIKETHPFDSGSLAFINQEECTNCETCLEACRFEAIFTNSNGFPEINPYQCEGCRLCERLCPVGAIQTTQNLNNQWFVSDTRFGVMVHAKMGPGEENSGKLVTRIREKAKELASENKAQFIINDGPPGIGCTAISSITGTNAVLLVIEPTVSGLHDAKRLVELVNSFNVPIYAIINKYDINTEFTATVEHYLIDNNIPLVGKVPFSELFVECMLHEKSLVEYAPDHPISLNLKSIWEWICDNSTHKIC, from the coding sequence ATGAAAGAAATTACTATACTCAGCGGAAAAGGAGGTGCGGGAAAAACCAGCATAGCAGCGGCACTGGCTTCGTTGGCCCAAAACGCTGTATTTTGCGATAACGATGTTGATGCTGCCGATTTGCATTTAATTTTAAAGCCTGAGATAAAAGAAACGCATCCATTCGATAGCGGCTCGTTGGCTTTTATCAATCAGGAAGAGTGTACAAACTGTGAAACCTGCCTGGAAGCATGCCGTTTTGAAGCCATTTTTACCAACAGCAATGGTTTTCCTGAAATCAATCCCTATCAATGCGAAGGCTGTCGTTTATGCGAGCGACTTTGCCCGGTAGGCGCCATTCAAACCACCCAAAATCTGAACAACCAGTGGTTTGTTTCCGACACACGTTTTGGTGTAATGGTACATGCCAAAATGGGCCCCGGCGAGGAGAATTCAGGGAAACTGGTAACCCGAATACGAGAAAAGGCAAAAGAATTGGCCAGTGAAAATAAAGCACAATTTATAATTAACGATGGTCCTCCGGGGATTGGTTGTACTGCCATTTCATCTATAACCGGAACAAATGCAGTTCTGCTGGTGATAGAACCAACTGTTTCGGGATTGCACGATGCTAAACGTCTTGTGGAATTGGTTAATTCGTTTAACGTTCCCATTTATGCCATCATCAATAAGTACGACATAAATACTGAATTTACGGCAACTGTCGAACACTACTTAATCGACAACAATATTCCTCTTGTTGGAAAAGTCCCTTTTTCAGAACTATTTGTTGAGTGCATGTTACACGAAAAATCGTTGGTAGAATATGCGCCGGATCATCCAATTAGTTTAAATTTAAAATCCATTTGGGAATGGATATGCGACAATTCGACTCATAAAATATGCTAA
- a CDS encoding ATP-binding protein — MQIAIASGKGGTGKTTVSVNLYYFLSEKYNNQVQLIDCDVEEPNDILFFSQAKKEAEKEVFTVVPEIDKEKCTYCKKCVEWCEFNAISIVKKLEFAEVNYELCHSCGACFEACSFDALTPVQNSLGSISDYRTTFGAGISEGRLEIGSAMQTALIKKVKKHADSKQQITLLDAPPGTSCPVVETVATANYVILVTEPTPFGLHDLKITVELLNEIHKPFGVIVNKAGLGNDAIYRFLEESDITLLGKIPFSKAYAGNYSRGNLFENIPQEVEKAYQSIIEKLATIIN, encoded by the coding sequence ATGCAAATTGCCATAGCAAGTGGTAAAGGTGGTACCGGCAAAACAACTGTTTCGGTTAACCTGTACTATTTCTTATCTGAAAAATATAACAACCAGGTACAATTAATCGATTGTGATGTGGAAGAACCAAACGACATACTTTTCTTTTCTCAAGCGAAAAAAGAAGCAGAGAAAGAGGTATTTACCGTCGTTCCTGAAATTGATAAAGAAAAATGTACCTATTGCAAAAAATGTGTTGAATGGTGCGAATTCAATGCAATTAGCATCGTTAAGAAACTGGAATTTGCAGAAGTAAATTACGAGCTTTGCCATTCGTGCGGTGCTTGTTTCGAGGCTTGTTCGTTTGATGCGCTCACACCGGTTCAGAATTCGCTGGGCAGCATTTCCGATTACCGGACAACCTTTGGTGCCGGAATTTCAGAAGGACGCCTCGAAATTGGTTCTGCCATGCAAACAGCTCTGATCAAAAAAGTTAAAAAGCATGCTGATTCAAAACAACAAATTACCCTGCTTGATGCACCTCCCGGCACAAGTTGCCCCGTTGTTGAAACTGTTGCCACAGCCAATTATGTCATACTAGTTACTGAACCAACTCCGTTTGGCCTGCACGATTTAAAAATAACCGTTGAGTTACTCAACGAAATACATAAACCATTTGGCGTAATTGTAAACAAAGCCGGTTTGGGGAACGACGCTATTTATCGCTTTTTGGAAGAAAGCGATATCACGTTGCTGGGTAAGATACCGTTTTCAAAAGCTTATGCCGGGAATTATTCGCGGGGAAATTTGTTTGAAAATATTCCCCAAGAGGTAGAAAAAGCCTATCAATCTATCATTGAAAAATTGGCAACAATAATCAACTAA
- a CDS encoding NifB/NifX family molybdenum-iron cluster-binding protein yields the protein MSKKIAVPVDESGILDGHFGHCKYFALLNVEDTTIVNEERLTPPPHEPGVLPKWLAEKGVTDVLAGGMGHKAIQIFNYNNVNVFVGAPQLSAGELVQGYLNETIEFTANYCDH from the coding sequence ATGAGTAAGAAAATTGCTGTTCCTGTTGACGAAAGCGGGATTTTAGACGGACATTTCGGACACTGTAAATACTTTGCACTGTTAAATGTTGAAGACACAACAATCGTAAACGAAGAACGGTTAACTCCCCCACCTCACGAGCCGGGAGTGTTGCCTAAATGGTTAGCCGAAAAAGGCGTTACCGATGTGTTGGCAGGAGGAATGGGCCATAAAGCTATTCAAATTTTCAACTACAACAATGTAAATGTTTTTGTTGGTGCACCGCAACTATCAGCAGGCGAATTGGTACAAGGTTATCTCAACGAAACAATAGAATTTACAGCCAATTACTGCGATCATTAA
- a CDS encoding DUF5320 domain-containing protein produces the protein MPGLDKTGPTGQGAQTGRKQGRCNTALTDDLFTRFGFGRRGEGRGFRKRNLAADDSIQTGWGRGRGRGRGFGRLEN, from the coding sequence ATGCCAGGATTAGACAAAACCGGACCAACGGGACAAGGAGCCCAAACCGGCAGAAAACAAGGAAGATGTAACACCGCATTAACCGATGACCTTTTTACCAGATTTGGATTTGGAAGAAGAGGCGAAGGCAGAGGCTTCAGAAAAAGAAATCTTGCAGCTGACGACTCTATTCAAACAGGTTGGGGACGCGGAAGAGGAAGAGGTCGTGGATTTGGCCGATTAGAAAATTAA
- a CDS encoding NifB/NifX family molybdenum-iron cluster-binding protein, with the protein MKTIITSSGDNVDSKFDLRFGRAGWFCVYDKETHATNFIENSFKNSNGGAGTKSSEMAAELGAEQIISGHFGPKAKDMLEKFQIQMIELDDEELNVKDIILKIENN; encoded by the coding sequence ATGAAAACAATAATTACTTCATCCGGAGACAATGTAGACTCTAAATTTGATTTACGATTTGGACGTGCAGGTTGGTTTTGTGTATACGATAAAGAAACACACGCAACTAACTTCATCGAAAACAGCTTTAAAAACTCAAATGGTGGAGCCGGTACAAAATCTTCGGAAATGGCCGCAGAATTAGGTGCTGAACAAATCATCTCTGGTCATTTTGGACCAAAAGCTAAGGATATGCTGGAGAAATTCCAGATCCAAATGATAGAGTTAGATGATGAAGAGCTGAATGTGAAGGATATTATTTTGAAAATTGAAAACAATTAG
- a CDS encoding DUF308 domain-containing protein: MTDDTNKNVANSLWKLIMVRGVVLVVVGLILLLFPKATLTTLIFIIGIYWLIDGVVTLYNTYKQRNIRKNWWWGLITGGLGIIAGLIVVLKPFSSSVLTTSFLMWFLGLVAIINGVSGLVSGIRIQRNENGGSSMIWGGIFSIILGIILISSPYTSALVVVKVIGSFAIFAGIITILLANRVKKKAQEIEIN; this comes from the coding sequence ATGACAGACGACACAAACAAAAATGTTGCCAACAGCTTATGGAAACTCATAATGGTTCGAGGCGTAGTCCTTGTAGTTGTAGGCTTAATATTACTATTGTTTCCAAAGGCAACATTAACAACACTGATTTTTATAATCGGTATTTACTGGTTAATTGATGGTGTTGTTACTCTTTACAACACATACAAACAACGAAACATCCGCAAAAACTGGTGGTGGGGCTTAATTACCGGAGGATTGGGAATTATCGCGGGATTAATAGTAGTACTAAAACCGTTTTCCAGTTCTGTACTCACTACCTCATTTTTAATGTGGTTTTTAGGTTTGGTTGCTATAATAAACGGAGTATCCGGCCTGGTTAGTGGTATTCGAATTCAAAGAAACGAGAATGGAGGAAGTTCAATGATTTGGGGTGGAATATTCTCTATCATACTTGGTATCATCTTAATCTCTTCGCCGTACACATCGGCTTTGGTTGTTGTTAAAGTAATTGGCTCTTTCGCCATTTTTGCAGGTATAATTACTATTTTGCTTGCTAACCGTGTAAAAAAGAAAGCACAGGAAATCGAGATTAATTAA
- a CDS encoding DUF2892 domain-containing protein, translated as MKERIIRAVAGILVLTSILLAIFVNIYWLGLAGFVGLNLFQSSITKFCPLEFFLEKAGVE; from the coding sequence ATGAAAGAGAGAATAATACGCGCAGTTGCAGGAATATTGGTGTTGACAAGCATTCTATTGGCCATATTCGTTAATATTTACTGGCTTGGCCTGGCAGGTTTTGTTGGATTGAATTTATTTCAATCATCAATTACAAAATTTTGCCCACTGGAGTTTTTTCTGGAAAAGGCCGGAGTAGAATAG
- a CDS encoding efflux RND transporter permease subunit, giving the protein MKTGFAGGIAKQFINSKLTPLLMIAFMAIGIYSSYLTPREEEPQIDVPIADILFSYPGASPKEIESRVMQPLEKVVANIPGVEYVYSTSMPGQAMLIVQFYVGEDIERSLVKMYNEIMKHMDQMPHGTSLPLVKTRSIDDVPVLGLTFWSENYDDYQLKRIAQEVNNEIEQITDVSETKVIGGRSRQIRVALNNGAMARYNVDALSIAQKIQIANQQFNTGAFNNNDVEYLVEAGEFLQTSDDVANLVVGIHSGSPVYLKQVAEILDGPEEPIQYVNFGYGTMDEKKNDNPGEYPAVTISIAKRRGADAMKVSDLILEKISHLEKDLIPADVHVDVTRNYGETASHKVSELLMHLAGAIIAVTFVVMLAMGWRGGLVVFLSVPITFALTMFSYYFLDYTLNRITLFALVFVTGIVVDDSIIIAENMHRHFKMKKLPFIQAALRSIDEVGNPTILATFTVIAAVLPMVFVSGLMGPYMSPMPIGASIAMIFSLLVALTITPYLAFRLLKVVEKDDKVKKAFKLENSPIYKIYYKTMNPMLESSWKRWTFIGTITFFLIASMTLVYFKMVAVKMLPFDNKNEFQVIIDMPEGTTLERTAAVTKELAAYIAQQEEVWNYQSYVGTASPMNFNGLVRHYDLRRGSNISDIQVNLTDKTERKAQSHDIAKAMRPGIQQLAKKFNANAKVVEVPPGPPVLSTLVAEIYGPDYDQQIEVARQVKYLFANTADVVDIDWQVEDDQVEYKFNVLKEKAALAGVSTQQVVNSVAMALGGQEVTQLYAEKEHEQVGIQLRFSEDERSSIEDLKKINIMTMTGQKVALGDVVEIKEELQDKSIYRKNQKRVVYVTADIAGELESPVYGILNMSENLDKIQLPEGYTLNEEFTQQPFVQDNYSLKWDGEWQITYEVFRDLGAAFAVVLLVIYILIIGWFQNFTVPFVMMVAIPLSLVGILIGHWLMGAFFTATSMIGLIALAGIMVRNSILLIDFINLRLKDGVPLKEAVIEAGAVRTTPILLTAGTVVIGAVVILFDPIFQGLAISLMGGTIASTFLTLIIVPLIYYMTEKKKYPVKEAPVIAAEETEINLTNEEEN; this is encoded by the coding sequence ATGAAAACAGGATTTGCCGGCGGAATAGCCAAACAGTTTATAAACTCAAAATTAACGCCGCTGTTGATGATAGCTTTTATGGCAATCGGAATTTACAGCTCGTACCTTACTCCCCGCGAAGAGGAACCGCAAATTGACGTACCAATTGCCGATATCCTCTTTAGCTACCCGGGAGCCAGCCCAAAAGAAATTGAATCCCGCGTGATGCAACCGCTCGAAAAAGTGGTCGCCAATATTCCGGGAGTTGAATATGTATACTCTACCTCAATGCCGGGTCAGGCCATGCTTATCGTTCAGTTTTACGTTGGAGAAGACATCGAACGATCGTTGGTAAAAATGTACAACGAAATAATGAAGCACATGGACCAGATGCCGCACGGAACAAGTTTGCCTTTGGTAAAAACACGTTCTATCGACGATGTACCGGTATTGGGATTAACTTTCTGGAGCGAAAATTACGACGATTACCAATTAAAAAGAATTGCCCAGGAGGTAAATAACGAAATTGAACAGATTACAGATGTTTCGGAAACAAAAGTTATTGGTGGGCGCTCACGCCAAATTCGTGTTGCGCTGAACAACGGAGCAATGGCCCGTTATAATGTTGATGCGCTCAGCATTGCACAGAAAATACAGATTGCCAATCAGCAATTTAATACCGGCGCTTTTAATAATAACGATGTAGAATACCTGGTTGAAGCGGGTGAATTTCTGCAGACTTCCGATGATGTTGCCAATCTTGTTGTTGGTATTCATAGCGGAAGTCCGGTTTACCTGAAACAGGTTGCCGAAATTCTTGACGGTCCTGAAGAACCGATTCAATACGTGAATTTTGGTTACGGAACAATGGACGAAAAGAAAAATGACAATCCTGGTGAATACCCTGCAGTTACCATTTCGATAGCGAAACGTCGTGGTGCCGATGCAATGAAAGTCTCAGACCTCATTCTGGAGAAAATCAGTCACCTGGAAAAAGACCTTATTCCGGCGGACGTGCATGTTGATGTAACCCGTAACTACGGAGAAACAGCTTCGCACAAAGTATCAGAACTGTTGATGCACCTTGCCGGAGCCATTATCGCAGTAACTTTTGTGGTGATGCTGGCAATGGGCTGGCGCGGCGGACTGGTTGTGTTCCTGTCGGTGCCGATTACATTCGCATTAACAATGTTCAGCTACTATTTCCTCGATTACACCTTGAACCGGATCACCCTTTTTGCACTGGTTTTTGTAACGGGTATTGTAGTCGACGACTCGATTATTATTGCAGAGAACATGCACCGGCACTTTAAAATGAAAAAACTGCCGTTTATCCAGGCAGCTCTGCGCTCAATTGACGAAGTGGGTAACCCAACAATTTTGGCGACATTTACGGTAATTGCAGCGGTACTGCCAATGGTCTTCGTGTCAGGTTTAATGGGACCTTATATGAGCCCGATGCCAATTGGAGCATCCATTGCAATGATCTTCTCATTATTAGTTGCATTAACTATTACACCATATCTGGCTTTCCGTTTACTGAAAGTTGTTGAGAAAGACGACAAAGTAAAAAAGGCATTCAAACTGGAAAATTCGCCGATTTACAAGATTTATTATAAAACAATGAATCCGATGTTGGAATCATCGTGGAAACGCTGGACATTTATCGGTACCATCACATTCTTTCTAATCGCATCGATGACACTGGTTTATTTTAAAATGGTAGCTGTAAAAATGCTTCCGTTTGATAATAAAAACGAATTTCAGGTAATTATCGATATGCCGGAAGGAACCACGCTGGAGCGCACTGCAGCCGTAACAAAAGAACTGGCAGCTTATATTGCTCAGCAGGAAGAGGTATGGAATTACCAATCCTATGTAGGAACCGCTTCGCCAATGAATTTTAACGGTTTGGTTCGTCACTACGATTTACGGCGTGGCTCAAATATTTCTGATATTCAGGTGAACCTGACTGACAAAACCGAGCGTAAAGCACAAAGTCACGACATTGCAAAAGCTATGCGTCCGGGTATTCAGCAACTGGCAAAAAAATTCAACGCCAATGCGAAAGTTGTGGAGGTTCCACCGGGTCCACCGGTACTTTCAACATTAGTTGCCGAAATTTACGGACCTGATTACGACCAACAAATTGAGGTTGCCCGCCAGGTAAAATACCTGTTTGCCAATACTGCCGATGTTGTGGATATCGACTGGCAAGTGGAAGACGATCAGGTAGAATATAAATTCAATGTACTCAAAGAAAAAGCTGCATTGGCAGGCGTTTCAACACAACAAGTTGTAAACAGTGTTGCCATGGCACTTGGCGGACAGGAAGTGACACAATTATATGCTGAGAAAGAACACGAACAAGTGGGTATTCAACTCCGTTTTTCAGAAGATGAACGCTCTAGTATTGAAGATCTGAAAAAAATCAACATCATGACTATGACCGGCCAGAAAGTAGCGCTTGGCGACGTGGTTGAGATAAAAGAAGAACTTCAGGATAAAAGCATTTACCGAAAAAACCAGAAGCGCGTGGTTTACGTAACTGCCGATATTGCCGGAGAACTGGAAAGTCCGGTTTATGGGATTCTGAATATGAGTGAAAACCTTGATAAAATACAATTACCGGAAGGTTACACGCTAAACGAAGAGTTTACACAACAACCGTTTGTACAAGATAATTACAGCCTGAAATGGGACGGTGAGTGGCAAATTACATACGAGGTATTCCGCGATTTGGGAGCTGCTTTTGCAGTGGTTCTGCTGGTAATTTACATACTTATCATCGGATGGTTCCAGAACTTTACAGTTCCATTCGTAATGATGGTTGCCATTCCACTTTCTTTAGTTGGAATTCTTATCGGTCACTGGCTGATGGGTGCGTTCTTTACTGCAACTTCAATGATCGGATTAATTGCGCTGGCAGGAATTATGGTCCGAAACTCCATACTGCTCATCGACTTTATAAATCTCCGGCTTAAGGACGGAGTACCGCTAAAAGAAGCGGTTATAGAGGCCGGGGCAGTTAGAACCACTCCTATCCTGCTTACTGCCGGAACCGTTGTAATTGGTGCTGTAGTAATCCTATTCGACCCAATTTTCCAGGGACTGGCAATTTCACTAATGGGTGGAACCATTGCATCAACATTCCTGACGCTGATTATTGTACCGCTTATTTATTACATGACTGAGAAGAAAAAATACCCGGTAAAAGAAGCTCCGGTTATTGCAGCCGAAGAAACAGAAATTAACTTAACTAACGAGGAGGAAAATTAA
- a CDS encoding efflux RND transporter periplasmic adaptor subunit, translating into MKTLVQKSKLIIAIALLSIIAISCGNKEKEHATASQEKVAAQTAVANLVDYPIVHSFSGKLEADKQTNLSTRIMGQIQRIYVKPGQKVNQGDLLIQIRNQDILAKQAQVEASKVEASTAYESAEKDLKRYEALYESNSASDKELDDMRTRYDMAKARLAAVEQMENEVKENMRYASIRAPYNGVITTKFVQEGDMANPGMPILSMESPSQWKVIARIPEADIAKVQLNDVVKVKFTAAEAEMEGKIIEINPSTTNTGNQYMAKILVTVPENCTAKLYSGMYAEVLFEHGTQKRILVSEEALIHRGQLVGIYAVSQSGNALLRWVKTGKTFGDKVEIISGLTDGEQYVVSSDSKLFDGAIIASN; encoded by the coding sequence ATGAAGACACTAGTACAAAAATCAAAACTCATAATTGCAATTGCACTGCTATCAATAATTGCAATATCATGTGGAAACAAAGAGAAAGAACATGCCACGGCATCACAAGAAAAAGTTGCGGCACAAACTGCTGTTGCGAATCTTGTTGATTACCCAATAGTACATAGTTTTTCGGGCAAATTAGAGGCCGACAAACAAACGAATTTAAGTACCCGAATTATGGGACAAATTCAGCGTATCTATGTAAAACCAGGTCAGAAAGTAAACCAGGGCGATCTGTTGATTCAGATCAGAAACCAGGATATTCTGGCCAAGCAAGCACAGGTAGAAGCAAGCAAGGTTGAAGCAAGTACTGCCTACGAAAGCGCTGAAAAAGACCTGAAACGTTACGAAGCACTATATGAATCAAACAGTGCGTCGGACAAAGAATTGGACGACATGCGTACCCGTTACGACATGGCCAAAGCACGTTTGGCTGCTGTAGAGCAAATGGAAAACGAAGTAAAAGAAAACATGCGTTATGCATCAATTCGCGCCCCTTACAACGGAGTTATTACCACCAAATTTGTTCAGGAAGGCGATATGGCCAATCCGGGAATGCCAATCTTAAGTATGGAAAGTCCTTCGCAATGGAAAGTTATAGCGCGCATTCCGGAAGCCGACATTGCAAAAGTTCAGCTGAACGATGTTGTTAAAGTAAAATTCACTGCTGCCGAAGCAGAAATGGAAGGAAAAATTATCGAGATAAATCCATCAACAACAAATACCGGCAACCAATATATGGCAAAAATTTTGGTTACTGTTCCTGAAAATTGTACAGCCAAATTGTACAGCGGAATGTATGCCGAGGTGTTGTTTGAACACGGAACACAAAAACGCATCCTGGTTTCAGAAGAAGCACTGATTCACCGTGGTCAGTTAGTGGGGATTTATGCTGTTAGTCAATCGGGAAATGCCCTGCTTCGCTGGGTAAAAACCGGTAAAACATTTGGCGACAAAGTTGAGATCATTTCAGGCTTAACGGATGGAGAACAATATGTTGTGTCGTCTGACAGCAAACTTTTTGACGGAGCAATTATAGCTTCTAACTAA
- a CDS encoding TolC family protein has translation MSTQKFNYLLLLLLLTPAILKAQPRPLSLSEALTLAAENNLNVKSAEARVEAARARYRMTNSVFLPGLEASHTGMSTNDPLNSFGFKLKQEIVTQQDFNPDLLNDPGSIENFQTKIELKQPLLNLDGIYARKAAKNQLDAMSFQTNRVKLNIKYEVKNAYYMLELAESSVEVLQKSVAVAEEALRLTKNNAEQGFAKEADVLEASVRVEERKNQLLEAQNQQQTANDFLAYLLGMEFSEIIETTDSLIQPPLQAIIDRNSVNLESRSDMLAYQKQIEAGENMVKSNKMKFVPRLNAFGAMEWNDESLFGTSANNYMVGASLSWSLFSGYKNAGAVQHATAQLDEARINYEDYLSQSQIEINRATRKMALNYNRIQSSKLAKEQARESLRIRTNRFEQGLEKTADLLMSEALTSQKELEYIQSIYNYKQAIFEMELLIEQDINE, from the coding sequence ATGTCAACACAAAAATTCAATTACCTATTATTATTGCTGTTATTAACGCCGGCAATATTAAAGGCACAACCCAGACCATTAAGTTTGAGCGAAGCCCTCACTCTTGCAGCCGAAAACAATCTTAATGTAAAAAGTGCCGAGGCCCGTGTGGAAGCTGCACGCGCCCGCTACCGAATGACAAACTCCGTTTTTTTGCCGGGACTTGAAGCGAGTCATACCGGAATGTCAACCAACGACCCATTAAATTCCTTCGGGTTTAAATTAAAACAGGAGATTGTTACGCAACAAGATTTCAATCCTGATTTATTGAATGATCCGGGAAGTATCGAGAACTTCCAGACTAAGATCGAATTAAAGCAGCCATTGCTGAACCTTGATGGAATTTACGCCAGAAAGGCAGCTAAAAATCAATTGGATGCGATGTCGTTTCAAACAAACAGGGTTAAACTGAACATTAAATACGAAGTAAAAAATGCTTATTATATGTTGGAGCTGGCCGAATCGTCGGTTGAGGTACTACAAAAATCAGTAGCTGTTGCAGAAGAAGCTTTACGATTAACAAAAAACAATGCCGAACAGGGATTTGCAAAAGAAGCAGACGTTCTGGAAGCCTCTGTTCGTGTTGAGGAACGAAAGAATCAGTTACTTGAAGCGCAAAACCAGCAACAAACAGCCAACGACTTTTTGGCATACTTATTAGGTATGGAATTTAGCGAAATAATTGAAACTACCGATTCGCTTATTCAACCACCATTACAAGCTATTATCGACCGCAATTCGGTGAATCTGGAAAGCCGTTCGGATATGCTGGCTTACCAAAAACAAATTGAAGCCGGAGAGAATATGGTTAAATCGAACAAAATGAAATTCGTTCCGCGTTTAAATGCTTTTGGAGCAATGGAGTGGAATGACGAATCGCTGTTCGGAACTTCGGCAAATAATTACATGGTTGGCGCTTCATTAAGTTGGAGCCTTTTCAGTGGATATAAAAATGCAGGCGCTGTTCAACACGCTACTGCACAATTGGATGAAGCACGAATAAACTACGAAGATTACCTGTCTCAAAGCCAAATTGAAATCAATCGTGCTACCCGCAAAATGGCACTGAATTATAACCGTATCCAATCAAGCAAACTGGCAAAAGAACAAGCCCGTGAGTCGTTACGAATCAGAACAAACCGTTTTGAACAAGGACTGGAAAAAACTGCCGACCTTCTCATGTCGGAAGCTCTCACTTCACAAAAAGAATTAGAATACATTCAATCAATTTATAATTACAAGCAAGCCATTTTCGAGATGGAATTGCTTATCGAACAAGACATTAACGAATAA